Proteins encoded in a region of the Pelmatolapia mariae isolate MD_Pm_ZW linkage group LG16_19, Pm_UMD_F_2, whole genome shotgun sequence genome:
- the LOC134646361 gene encoding uncharacterized protein LOC134646361, with protein MASFKDRCERCCNSTLQVSVLTSVTAPYRDINLTIDTADTATCTARGGYPESSVSWSGQNTTSGEYVDLHEYKPTHERDAKDGTFTVRSSVSVKELVSVTCRITNPRSNQSLNSTTKMDRDGAGPDTNPGVHSSISLVPGLIVLLVIAVIAVGTYICYKKRCKSGDESNGQLNGGHPGAENHADQQMELREESQEAANEGSGDHEDPQDEDERGDAHRDNEDQKLLDGAENQEHRPAGGAEQGGGSVHANTD; from the exons ATGGCTTCCTTCAAAGACAGATGTGAGCGCTGCTGCAACTCAACACTGCAGGTTTCAG TGCTCACCTCTGTCACAGCTCCCTACAGAGATATAAACCTGACCATTGACACAGCAGACACTGCGACCTGCACAGCGCGTGGAGGATACCCTGAATCCAGCGTGTCATGGTCGGGTCAAAACACGACCAGTGGTGAATATGTGGACCTGCATGAATACAAACCAACACACGAGAGGGACGCAAAGGATGGAACCTTCACTGTCAGGAGCTCCGTCAGTGTGAAGGAGCTGGTGTCTGTGACCTGCCGCATCACCAACCCTCGCTCCAACCAAAGCCTCAACAGCACCACAAAGATGGACAGAGATGGTGCTG GTCCAGACACAAATCCAGGAGTGCACTCATCCATAAGTCTAGTTCCTGGCTTAATAGTACTACTAGTAATAGCAGTAATAGCAGTAGGCACATACATCTGCTACAAGAAAC GCTGCAAATCTGGAGATGAATCCAACGGACAACTGAATGGAG GACACCCAGGAGCTGAAAACCATGCAGACCAACAAATGGAGCTCCGAGAAG AATCTCAAGAGGCAGCAAATGAAGGGAGCGGAGACCACGAGGATCCACAGGATGAAG ATGAGCGGGGAGATGCACATCGAGACAACGAGGACCAAAAGCTTCTAGATGGAGCAG AAAACCAGGAGCACCGCCCTGCAGGTGGTGCAGAGCAAGGCGGAGGCAGCGTGCACGCAAACACAGACTAA
- the LOC134646362 gene encoding ICOS ligand-like: MLHYYRNGKQDLEHQSLSFKNRTKIFPDQLQSGNLSLIIDPLMHEDNLKSLKVVFYAGEIKDKLCQTMVHVAANFKEPNIKINQKKMTATCTTQGGFPEPELAWISTDHEGHERALEPPDVPTLQIHEEEDGTYSVISTANITGSKTVTCNVYNPTSNKTVGATADLPAAPNPESKQETDEVPGEGLPVAATAGIGVFIVLIVLVVLAAFGYKKYHQQRQRRPNGPEPSAAYLSNGALLAENGGVC, encoded by the exons atgcTCCACTATTACAGAAATGGAAAGCAGGATTTGGAACATCAAAGcttgtcatttaaaaacagaaccaaaatcTTTCCTGATCAGTTACAATCTGGAAACTTGTCCCTTATCATCGATCCGCTGATGCATGAAGACAACCTGAAGTCCCTTAAAGTCGTTTTCTACGCAGGAGAAATCAAGGACAAACTCTGCCAAACCATGGTTCATGTAGCAG CTAATTTTAAGGAGCCAAACATCAAGATCAACCAAAAGAAGATGACAGCAACTTGCACAACACAGGGGGGCTTTCCTGAACCTGAACTGGCATGGATTTCCACCGACCATGAAGGACATGAACGTGCACTGGAACCACCTGATGTTCCGACCCTGCAGATCCACGAGGAGGAAGACGGCACCTACAGCGTCATCAGCACAGCCAACATCACGGGGTCAAAGACGGTGACCTGCAACGTTTACAACCCAACTTCTAACAAGACTGTGGGAGCAACTGCAGACCTGCCTGCAG CTCCAAACCCTGAGTCCAAACAGGAGACAGATGAGGTCCCCG GTGAAGGTCTGCCTGTGGCTGCAACGGCTGGGATTGGAGTATTTATAGTACTCATAGTACTTGTAGTACTCGCAGCCTTTGGCTACAAGAAAT ATCACCAACAGAGACAACGGAGGCCAAACGGTCCTGAGCCGTCAGCTGCTTATCTTTCCAACGGTGCTTTGCTAGCAGAGAATGGAGGTGTGTGCTAG